Below is a window of Edaphobacter bradus DNA.
TAAGGGAGAAGACAGGGTAACAGGTACGCGGCTAGCGCCATCCGCGAGATGGGTGCTGTCTGTTCGCATGCAAGGTTTTTCGTTTTAGATTGTGTAAGTTACGCGTTCGATTTAATGAAATTCAGGAATCCCTCCCGGGTCGAACTGCGTCTAAAGAAGTGACGGGGAACAAGAGACAGAGCAGGGAAGTTGCTGCGGCTGTCAGGAACCGAAGTCGAAAACAAGTTTCAGGCGGATGCTATTGCCGAGACTGATATCAAGGAGATTATGACGATGCGCTCAGATCTGATTTTTGGAGCTCTGACCCATGTGAGCAACCGCTACCAGCTCTGCCAGCTGGCCTCGAAGGCTACGCGGAAGCTCCACAAGCCGAACACCCGCCTGCAGGACACGACGAATGATGTTCTGGACCGCTTCCGTGACACGGTCCCGATGAACGCTCCCGAGACGTCGGCCCATAAGGTAGAATTGCAGGAGCGCCGCGCGGCTTAGCCGCGCGGTAGTTCCGCGGCAGTACTGAACGCAAACCTCAACCTCTAACACCTACCCGCAGCACCCGAGATTCCGGCCCTTCCGCACGACCTCCGCAGTCAAGCAGAACCCCGCCTTACGATCTTCATAAAAATCCCTCCTTTCGAAAATTCCAGGTACAACCATGACAATCTCTGAACTGAAAGAGCACAATATCGCGGAGCTGGGCAAGCTTGCGCGCAACCTCGACATTGCCGGCACGAGCGGCCTGCGCAAGCAAGACCTGATCTTCAAGATTCTGCAGGCGCAGAGCGAGAAGGAAGGCCATATCTTCGCCGAGGGCGTCCTTGAGATTCTGCCTGACGGCTACGGCTTCCTGCGCTCGCCGGATTACAACTATCTGCCTGGCCCCGACGACATCTATGTTTCGCCTTCGCAGATCCGCAAGTTCGACCTGAAGACGGGCGACACCATCAGCGGCAATGTGCGGCCTCCGCATGAAGGCGAGAAGTACTTTGCGCTGGTGAAGATTGAGGCGATCAACTTCGAGTCGCCGGAAGAGACGCGCAACAAGATTCTGTTCGACAACCTGACGCCTTTGTACGCGCAGGAGCGCGTGAAGATGGAGACGGTGCGGGACAACATCTCGGGCCGTGTGATGGACCTGCTGACTCCGGTGGGCAAGGGGCAGCGTGGTCTGATCGTCGCTCCGCCGCGCACCGGTAAGACGATGCTGCTGCAGTCGATCGCGAACTCAATCACGGCGAACCATCCGGAGATCGTGCTGATCGTTCTTCTGATCGATGAGCGTCCGGAAGAAGTGACGGACATGCAGCGGTCGGTGAAGGGCGAGGTTATCTCGTCGACCTTCGATGAGCCCGCGGCGCGTCACGTACAGGTGGCCGAGATGGTGATCGAGAAGGCGAAGCGCCTGGTCGAGCACAAGCGCGACGTGGTGATCCTGCTGGACTCGATTACTCGTCTGGCTCGCGCGTACAACACGATCGTTCCTCCGAGCGGCAAGGTCCTCTCGGGCGGTGTGGATTCGAACGCGCTGCAGCGGCCGAAGCGGTTCTTCGGCGCGGCGCGGAATATCGAAGAGGGCGGGTCTTTGACCATCATTGCGACGGCGCTCGTGGATACGGGTTCGAGGATGGACGAAGTGATCTTCGAGGAGTTCAAGGGCACGGGCAACATGGAAGTGATCCTGGATCGCAAGCTTGTGGACAAGCGCGTGTTTCCGGCGATCGATATCCAGCGCTCAGGTACACGTAAGGAAGAGCTGCTGATCCTGAAGGAAGACCTGCAGAGGATCTGGGTCCTGAGGAAGGTACTGAATCCGCTGTCGCCGGTGGAGGCGATGGAGCTCTTGACCGATAAGCTGGCGAAGACACGGAACAATTCGGAGTTTCTGCATAATATGAGCTCGATCTAACGGCTCATTGAAGGATCATCGGGTCCGGGTGGTGCTGGTCCGGTGAAAAGAAAAGAAGCGCAGCCTTGGGCTGCGCTTCTTTTGCAGGAGCAATAAGGATTAGCGAATACCGCCGGAGACAACCAGGGTCTCGCCGGTGAGCCAGCCGGAGTCGTCGGAGGCGAGGAAAACAGCGACAGGTGTGATGTCGGTGGGCTGACCGACGCGCCCCAGGGGCGTCTGGGCCACGGTGCCCTTCTCCCAGTCGGAGCCGATGATGCCGGCAGTGTGCGTGCCCTCGGTCTCAATCATGCCGGGGTTGATGGAGTTGACGCGGATCTTCTTGGGGCCGAGTTCCTTGGCGAGTACACCAGTAACGGCATCGAGAGCGCCCTTTGTGGCGGTGTAGATGCTGCTGGTGGGCGGATGGATATCGGAGACGACCGACCCGATGTTAATGATGCTGCCGCCGTTGCTTCCGAAGAGCTTGACCGCCTCGCGCGCGGCCAAGAGGGCGCCGAGCACGTTGGTGTTGAACAGGCTGTGGAAGCCCTCTTCAGTGATCTCCTCGATGGGCGTGAAGTTATAGACGCCGGCATTGTTGACGAGTACGTCCAGCTTGCCGAAGGCTTTGGTGGTTTCGGCAAAGATGCGCTTGACGTCAGCTTCCTTCGCTACATCACCCTGGACGGCGATGGCTTTGCCGCCGTTCTTGACGATATCGGCTACGACCTTGTCCGCGCCTTCCCTGCTGGAGGCATAGTTCACGACGACGGAGGCCCCCTCCTTCGCCAGACCTTTTGCGATGTCCGCTCCGATGCCCTTGGAGGCACCTGTGACTATGGCTACTTTGCCTTTGAGTTTGCTCATATTTCTGTACCTTTCGCGTTTTCTTGTTTGATGGTTGCAGACCACCCGAATGATGCTAGAAGGTCAAAGGATTCGGGGCAGCTGAGTGAATTTACTCGGCTCGCGCGTTTAGCGGAAGCCGCCGGAGGCGTTGACGATTTCGCCGGTGAGCCAGGCGGAGTCTTCGGAGGCGAAGAAGGCGACGATGGGGGCGATGTCGGTGGGACGCCCGATGCGGCCGAGGGGCGTTTCGGCTTCGCGCTTCTTCTGGGATTCGCCGCCGACGAGGCCGAGGGATGTGGCGCCTTCGGTCTCGGTGAGTCCGGGATTGACGGCGTTGACGCGGATCTTTTTTGGGGCGAGCTCTTTGGAGAGGACTCCGGTGATGGCGTCGACGGCGGCTTTGGTGGCGGTGTAGATGGAGGAGTTGGCGGGCGTGTAGGAGCTGACGGTCGAGCCGATATTGATGATGCTTCCGCCCTGTTCGCCGAAGTGTTTTGCGGCCTCGCGGGTTACGAGAAGGAGGCCGAGGACGTTGGTGTCGAACTGGCGGTGGAACTCCTCTTCGGTGAGCTGATCGAGGGGAGCGAACTTGAAGACACCGGCGTTGTTGACGAGGATGTCAAGTTTGCCGAAGGTCTTTCTGGTTTCGGCGATGAGACGTCCGGCGTCGGTGGCTTTGGCGACGTTGCCCTGAATGGCGATGGCTCTGCCTCCGGCCTGGATGATCTCGGCTACGACTTTGTCGGCGTCGGTACTGCTCGATGCGTAGTTGACGACGACGGCT
It encodes the following:
- the rho gene encoding transcription termination factor Rho; this encodes MTISELKEHNIAELGKLARNLDIAGTSGLRKQDLIFKILQAQSEKEGHIFAEGVLEILPDGYGFLRSPDYNYLPGPDDIYVSPSQIRKFDLKTGDTISGNVRPPHEGEKYFALVKIEAINFESPEETRNKILFDNLTPLYAQERVKMETVRDNISGRVMDLLTPVGKGQRGLIVAPPRTGKTMLLQSIANSITANHPEIVLIVLLIDERPEEVTDMQRSVKGEVISSTFDEPAARHVQVAEMVIEKAKRLVEHKRDVVILLDSITRLARAYNTIVPPSGKVLSGGVDSNALQRPKRFFGAARNIEEGGSLTIIATALVDTGSRMDEVIFEEFKGTGNMEVILDRKLVDKRVFPAIDIQRSGTRKEELLILKEDLQRIWVLRKVLNPLSPVEAMELLTDKLAKTRNNSEFLHNMSSI
- a CDS encoding SDR family NAD(P)-dependent oxidoreductase, with amino-acid sequence MSKLEGKVAIVTGASKGIGAATARELAKEGAAVVVNYASSSTDADKVVAEIIQAGGRAIAIQGNVAKATDAGRLIAETRKTFGKLDILVNNAGVFKFAPLDQLTEEEFHRQFDTNVLGLLLVTREAAKHFGEQGGSIINIGSTVSSYTPANSSIYTATKAAVDAITGVLSKELAPKKIRVNAVNPGLTETEGATSLGLVGGESQKKREAETPLGRIGRPTDIAPIVAFFASEDSAWLTGEIVNASGGFR
- a CDS encoding SDR family NAD(P)-dependent oxidoreductase, which codes for MSKLKGKVAIVTGASKGIGADIAKGLAKEGASVVVNYASSREGADKVVADIVKNGGKAIAVQGDVAKEADVKRIFAETTKAFGKLDVLVNNAGVYNFTPIEEITEEGFHSLFNTNVLGALLAAREAVKLFGSNGGSIINIGSVVSDIHPPTSSIYTATKGALDAVTGVLAKELGPKKIRVNSINPGMIETEGTHTAGIIGSDWEKGTVAQTPLGRVGQPTDITPVAVFLASDDSGWLTGETLVVSGGIR
- a CDS encoding DNA-directed RNA polymerase subunit omega, whose amino-acid sequence is MRSDLIFGALTHVSNRYQLCQLASKATRKLHKPNTRLQDTTNDVLDRFRDTVPMNAPETSAHKVELQERRAA